GCCAGGCCACCGAATCGACCGCAAAGCTATCCGCCTTCGTCGTCTTCATCCTGGTCGGCGCGCGCGTGTTCTCGCTGACCTTCTACGGCGTCAACGGCCATGTCTGGGTCGAGCACCTGCTGACCTCCCTGCCCGGCGGCCAGATCGGCTTCCTGATCTTCGTCAACGCCTTCGTGTTCGTCCTGGCGTTCTTCCTCGACTTCTTCGAGCTCGCCTTCATCGTGATCCCGCTGCTCGGGCCCGCGGCCGAGCATCTCGGCATCGACCTGATCTGGTTCGGCGTCATCCTCGGCGTCAACATGCAGACGTCGTTCATGCATCCGCCGTTCGGCTTCGCGCTGTTCTACCTCCGCTCGGTCGCGCCCAAGGACCGTTATACCGATCGCGTCACCGGCAAGCGGATGGACCCGGTCACGACGGGACAGATCTATTGGGGCGCCGTGCCGTTCGTCGTCATTCAGGTGATCATGGTGCTGCTCGTGATCCTGTTCCCCGCGATGGTGATGCACTACAAGGGCGTGCAGTCCAACATCGATCCCAACAGCATCAAGATCGAGATCCCGCAGATCGACCTGCCGCCGATCGACTTCGGCCAGCCCAAGCAATAGCAGACGTCCGATCAGTCAAAAGAAAAGCCCGGAGCATCGCTCCGGGCTTTTTGCCGTCGACCGTCCCGCAGATCAGCTTTGCGAGGCGCGCGCCATGAAGTTGTCGTAGCCGACTTCGGCGACCTGGAACCAGGCATAGCCGTTGTTGGAGAAGGCCGTCAGCGACTCATAGACCTTCTTGAAGTCGGCATTGCCGTCCGACACCTCCTTGTGCAGCTCCTTCGCCGCCTTGAGGCAGGCCTGCATGATCTCGGGCGAGAACGGATGCAGCTTGGCGCCGGCGCCAATCAGGCGCCGCAGCGCTTGCGGATTGGACTGATCGTACTTCGCCATCATCCAGTTGTTGGCGTAGTGGCCTGCCTGCTCGAGAATATTTTGATAGTGCTTCGGCAGCGCGTTCCATTTGTCGAGATTGACGAAGGCAAGCAGCATCGGCCCACCTTCCCACCAGCCCGGGAAATAGTAGTGCGGCGCGACTTTGACGAAGCCGAGCTTCTCGTCATCATACGGTCCGACCCACTCGGCGGCGTCGATCGTGCCCTTCTCCAGCGCCGGATAGATGTCGCCGCCGGCGATCTGCTGCGGCACCGCGCCCAGCTTCTGGAGCACGCGGCCCGCGAAGCCGCCGATGCGGAATTTCAGTCCGCTGAAATCCTGCGGAGTCTTGACCTCCTTGCGGAACCATCCGCCCATCTGGCAGCCGGTGTTGCCTGCAAGCAGCGAGGTGACATTGTACTTCTTGTAGAATTCGTTGAGGATTTCCTTGCCGCCACCCAGCATGTACCAGGCTTGGTTGATGCGCATGTTCGGACCGAACGGCACCGACGAGCCGAACGTGAAGGTCGGGTCCTTGCCGAAGTAATAATACGAGGCGGTGTGGCCGATCTCGCAGGTACCGTTCTGCACGGCATCCAGCACCTGAAGGCCTGGCACGATTTCGCCGCCAGCAAATGTCTGGATCTGGAATTTGTTGTCGGTGGCTTCGGCCACCATCTTGGCCATCATCTCGGCCCCGCCGTAGAGCGTATCGAGCGATTTCGGCCAGCTCGTCGGCATGCGCCATTTGATCTCCGGCATCGACTGCGCGATTGCCGGAGCTGCGACTGTCGCGGCTCCCGCCGCACCAAGTCCAGCGACCTTGATGAAGTCTCTTCTCTTCATGTTTCCTACCCTGATGGAATGTGATTGCGAGCCTTCTTGCCGAGGCTTGGATGCCAGCATGGAACATCGCGTTGCCGATTTCCATCCCGATCAGGGTGAGGGAATGAAAATGCCTGGCGTCCCCGCCATTTTGACCTACGACTTTAGGCTTAGGCGACAGGGCGGCGTGAGGTGCGTAGACCCCTCGGTGCCCGCCGCCGCGGTCACGATAGAGGTGGGGTCCGAAGCGCCGGATGAGAGGTCTGTTTCCCACACGCTCAACGCGAGAGCCAATCTCGCGCAGAGCGATGCCTCACCCGGGTCGCATCTCGCGTTGTGTCTCTGACGCCTGATTCACTCAATGTCATTCCGGGGCGCGACGAAGTCGCGGGCCCGGAATCCATTCATCCACGCACTCTGCGGCCCGATGGATTCCGGGCTCCCTCGCTCCGCTCGGGCCCCGGAATGACGGAATGGACTGTCGGAGTCACAACACTAGCGATGCGATCCAACCCCTCCCACAAGGGCGGAGGGTGCAGCGCTCGTCTCGTCCGCCAGCCTGAAGCGCAGCGTGAACTCCGCACCGCCGCCGGAGAGGTTTTCCACGAAGATGCTTGCGGCGTGATCCTCCACGACGGCGCGCACGATCGACAACCCCAGGCCGGCGCCGTCGCTGCGCCTGCGGTCGGCGCGCCAGAAGCGCTGGAAGATCAGCTCGCGCTCTTCCTGCGCGACGCCGGGGCCGCAATCACGCACCCGCACCACACCATCGTCGCGCACCTCGATGTCGACGGTCGTGTCCTTCGCGGTGAACTTGATCGCGTTTTCGGCGAGATTGAAGATCGCCCGCTGCAGCATCACGGAATTGCCGTGGATCATCACGGGCGCGTCCGTGCCCTTCAGCGCGATGTCCTTGTGCTGCGCGAGCGCGAATGGTGCGATCGCGCCGATCACCTCGGCGCAGACCGCGCGCAGGTCCGCAGTCTCGCCGGGATCGATCACCAGTGTGTCGAGCTCGGCGATCTCGAGGAGCTGGGCGACGATCCGGCTCATGCTCTCGATGTCGGCATGCAGCGCCTGGCTCACCGCGCCGTCGCCGAGCGTGTCGATCCGCGTGCGCAGGATCGCAAGCGGCGTGCGCAACTGATGCGCGGCATCGGCCGTGAACTGCCGCTGCACCCGAAAACCGTCCTCGAGACGATCGAGCGCCTGGTTGACGGCGGTGACCAGCGGCATGATCTCGCGCGGGATCTGCGCCGTCGGCAGGCGGATGTCGGTGCGCGAGGGGCCGATATTGCTCGCCTCCTCCGACGCCTTCCACAGCGGCGCGATCGCGCGGCGGAAGATGATGATGTCGGTGGCAAGCAGGACCAGCAGGATGGGAATGGTGATCCACCCTACGCGGCGAAAGAAGTTCGACACGATGTCGTCGATGATCACGTCGCGATGGGCGAGATCCTCGGCGACCTGGATGCGGACGGTCTTGCCATCGATGGTCCTGCTGACGCCCGCGCCGGAAATGGTCTCCGACAGCGGCGGCGCCGGTGAGCCGGGGCGCCGATGCGAGGAGAACAGGAGCCGGCCATTGCCATCGCGAATGTCGTATTGGTAACGACCATAGGCGTCTGAATAGAGTCCCTTGAGACTGTCCGGCAGGTTGAACGTCAAGGTGCCGTCCGGCTGCACGGCGATGCGCTCCGCCAGCACTTCGGCCTGCGCGCGCATGGCGTCGCGATGGAGCTGGTCGATCTCCGAGTTGAGCAGCCAGAACAGCACCAGCGGCAGGAAGATCGCGACCACCGCCACCGCGACGATGTGCAGGAACACGATCCGCCAGATCAGCGACTTGAACGTCGGCGATCTCGCATAGACGCCGGCCGCGGGCACGCTACTTCTCCTCGGCCATGAGATAGCCGACGCCGCGGATGGTATGGATCACGACCTTCGCACCGTGCTCGGCGAGCTGCTTGCGCAGCCGCGAGACATAGACCTCGACCGCGTTGGAGGCGACTTCGCCGTCGAGGCCGAAGATGTGGTCCTCGACGTTCTTCTTCGGCACCACCCGCCCCTGCCGGCGCAGGAGGATCTCCAGCACCGAGGTCTCGCGCGCGGAAATGATCCGCGGCTGGTCGTCGACGAAGATCTGGCGGCTTTCGGTGTCATAGACGAGGTTGGCCAGACGTAGCGAGCGGCCGAGCAACTGGCCAGGCCGGCGCAGGATCGCCTCCAGTCGCGCCACCAGCTCCTCCATGGCGAACGGCTTGGCGAGATAGTCATCGGCGCCGCTGCGCAGGCCGTTGACGCGGTCCTGCAGCCCGCCGCGCGCGGTCAGCACCAGGACGGGCAACGGATCCATCTGCCCGCGCAGCTCGCGCAGCACCGAGAGGCCGTCGCCGTCAGGCAAGCCGAGGTCGAGGATCATCGCGGCATAGCTGATGTTGTGCACCGCCTCGCGCGCCTCGGCCGCACAGCTCACGATATCGCTCTCATAGCCCGCCGCCGCCAGGCCGCTGGCGACGAGCCGCGACAGTTCGACGTTGTCCTCGACGATCAGAAGGCGCATCACATTCCCGGTGTAACCGCGCGGCTCGCGCCGTATCTTCGCTCATTCTACCATTCCGGGCGCCTCGGCCAGCGAAAAAGCACCCGGCGGGCCGATCGTTCCAGCCTGTCAGGTCCGTGTAAGCCAGAGCGATGACGGCCGAGGGCGATCGGACGTCGCCGCGTCCGACCCGTTGCGAACCTCGGAACCCTGACCCATCATGGGTATGATGAATCCATCAGCGGCACTGATTGTGTTCGGCGGCCTTCCGGGCACTGTGACGGGAGCATTGCATGCAGGTCTTCAAGTTTGCGCTCGCATCCGCCTTTTGCCTGATGACGACGCTGGTCCACGCCGCCGGTTTTCGATTCATCACGATGCCGGCCGAGGGCAGCTCTGCAGAGTTCCGGGCGGCCGTGTGGTCTCCCTGCCGGGAGCAGACGGGCGAGGTGAAACTTCGCGCGATGACTCTTTCTGCGACGCAGAACTGCGCTGTAGCAGGCGAAAAGCTGCCGTTGATCGTGATCTCGCATGGCTATGGAGGAAATTTTGCCGGGCACCATGACACGGCCGAGGTGCTCGCCGATGCCGGGTTCGTGGTCGTCGCGCTCGACCATCCGGTCGACGCGGGAGGCGGCGACATGAGCCGCGCGGACACGCTCGCCGCGCTGACGGAGCGTCCGGCCGACATCCCGAGATTGATCGACTACTTGCTCACCGCATGGCCTGACCACGCGAAGCTCGACGGCGAACATATCGGGCTCTTTGGTTTTTCCAGAGGCGGTTACACCGGCCTTGTCGTCGCGGGCGCAAATCCCAATCTGCGAAAGGCCATTGCCTTGTGCCCGGAGGATTCTCGGAAACCGAGTTGCGCCGAGCTCCGACGAAACGAGATCCCGACACAAGCATTCGCGCATGATCCGCGCGTCAAGGCCCTCGTCATCGCCGATCCGGCTTTCGGTCCGTTGTTCGACCGGGACGGCCTGGAGAACGTGAAAATCCCGATCCAGCTTTGGGCGTCGACGCTGAGTGGAGAAGGCAAGACCGGCGGCGAAGTCACGCTGGACTATGTTTCAGCGATTATTCGCAACCTGCCGATCAAGCCCGACTATCATCTCGTGCCGAACGCCGGTCATTTCGTGTTCCTTGCGCCCTGCACGCCGGATCTGGCGAAGAAACGTCCCAACATCTGCACCGACAGACCCGGGTTCGACCGGCTCGCCTTTCGCAACGAGTTCAACGCCGCTGTGCTGGCCTTCTTCCGAAGACATCTGGCGAGAAGCGATCAGCCCTGATTGGTGGTGGCCGTCTTGCACCCATTGGAGTGCGAATGTCTCTCGCGGTGTCGCGCTGCCATTCGACGACGTCCGCTTTTTGCCTGCCGCGCTTCGACTGGCGTCATATCCATCTCCATTTGCTGGCAGCGGACAATGACCATGCCTTGCGCAGCGCGCTTTGAACTCCATCGGGATCGAAGCTCATCGTCACCCCGAGGACCGGCGCCGAGGCGCAAATTCGGATTATACGATTATCGACTTTTGCCACTGTTTTGCCCGACGTGTCAAACGGCGTTGCGGCTCGCGGGACGTAAAGCGAAGCGAAACCAGCCGCTCGGCGGGCTCGCCTGAACGACGATGGTGCTCACGCGCTCGTCATCTCACTCAGGCTCTCGAAATCCGGGGCGGACCGCGACTGCGCAATGATCGCCTTGTCCCGTTGATTTGACCCGACGTGTCAAACTGTTGGCAGCATCCGCAGGGCATCGTGCCCTCACCCCTCGTCTACTTTGCATGGGGTTGTTTTCCATATTTTTGGTTGACGCCCCCCGACACGCTGCGGCGGCAACGCCCCGGAGCCGTCGCTCCGGGGCGTTGCATTCGATGTGTGCCGCGACCGCCGCAAAAAAGCCCGGCCTCGTGAGCGAGGCCGGGCTCTGCTGTCGATCGAGCGACGGTTCAGGATCAGCCGCGGGTGCGCGAGCGGATCATGAAGCTGTCGTAGGTGTATTCGGCAACCTGCCACCACAGATATTCGTCGGAGCGGTAGGCCTGCATGGCGTCGATCACCTTCTTGAAGTCAGGGTTCTTGGCCGAAATCTCCGCCCACAGCTCATTGGTTGCCTTGAGGCAGGCCTCGAGCACCTCGTTGGTGAACGGACGGAGCTGCGTGCCGCCGGCGACAAGGCGCTTCAAAGCCGCCGGGTTCTGCAGGTCGTACCGCGCTGCCATCCAGGAGTTGGTGTTGGCGGCCGCATTGGTGAGGATCGCCTGATAGGGCTTCGGAAGCTCGTTCCACTTGTCGAGGTTCGCAAATGCGTGGACGGTCGGGCCGCCTTCCCAGAAGCCCGGGTAGTAGTAGTACTTCGCGACCTTTGCGAAGCCGAGCTTCTCGTCATCGTAGGGACCGACCCACTCGGCGGCGTCGATGGTGCCCTTCTCCAGGGACGGATAGATGTCACCGCCGGCGAGCTGCTGCGGCACGACTCCGACCTTCTGCAACACCTGACCGGCGATACCGCCGATTCGGAATTTCAGGCCCGAGAGATCGGCAACCGTCTTGATCTCCTTGCGGAACCAGCCGCCCATCTGCGTGCCGGTATTGCCGCAGGGGAATGCAATGGCGTTCGCCGACTTCTTGAAGAACTCGTTGGCGAGCTCGTTGCCGCCGCCCTGATACAGCCAGGAATTCTGCTGACGCGCATTCAGCCCGAACGGCACCGAGGCGAAGATCGCGTAGGTCGGGTCCTTGCCGACATAGTAGTAGGAGACGGTGTGACACATCTCGACCGTGCCCTTCTGGGTCGCGTCGAGCGCCTGCAGACCCGGAACGATCTCGCCAGCCTGGAAGACCTGGATCTGAAACTTGTTGTCGGTCATCTCGGCGACCTGCTTGGCGAGATACTCAGCACCGCCATAGATCGTATCCAGCGACTTCGGAAAGCTCGAAGTGAGGCGCCACTTCACCTCGGGCGAGGACTGCGCAATCGCCGGCGAGGCCACCGCGGTCGCCGCCGCGCCTGCTGCCGACACTTTCAAGAAATCACGACGCTTCATCTTCAGTTCTCTCCTTGCTGGGGCGTTTCCCCTCAACTTCTGTTTTGCCGCCGCTCATCTCGGCGATGCGTTCCTTAGAAATCGCGTCGAACCGAAGGCGCTTGACTGCCGTGGGCCTTTAACACGGAACCTCCAGTTGCGGAACGCGACATTGGCATGACGGACCTCTACGAAAGTCGCATGTCCACTGCGGACCGGCTCAGGCCGCTGCAATGACGCCCCTGAGCTGGTCCCGGACCTTCTCCGCAACGGCGCGGTAGATCGCCGCATGGGGCCCGTCGGGCTCGCTGTCGACCACCGGGCTGCCGGCATCCGATGTGGCGCGAATCGCCATGTGCAGGGGAACTTCGCCCAGGAACGGTACTCCGAGCTTCTCGGCCTCGTGCCGCGCCCCACCGTGGCCAAAGATGTCCGACTTCGTCCCGCAATGCGGACATTGGAAATAGCTCATGTTCTCGACGATGCCGAGCACGGGCACGTTCACTTTCCTGAACATCGCAAGCCCCCGCCGTGCATCGATCAACGACAGGTCCTGCGGGGTCGAGATGATGACGGCGCCCTTCAGCGGCACGTTCTGCGCCAGCGTGAGTTGGGCATCGCCCGTGCCCGGCGGCATGTCGACCACCAGTACGTCGAGCGCGCCCCATTCGACGTCGCGCAGCATCTGCGTCACCGCCGACATCACCATCGGGCCGCGCCAGATCATCGCAGTCTCTTCCTCCACCAGGAAGCCGATCGACATGATCGCGAGCCCGAAACGCCTGAGCGGAATCATCTTGCGCTCGCTGTTGAGCTCCGGCTTGTCGCGCAGGCCCGTCAGCCGCGGCATCGAGGGGCCGTAGATGTCGGCATCGAGGAGCCCGACCTTCAGCCCGAGATCGCGCAGGCCCAGTGCCAAATTGAGCGCGGTGGTCGACTTGCCGACGCCGCCCTTGCCGGAGGCCACCGCGATCACGGCGGCGATGCCCGGGATCTCGGATTGCCGCGACATCGGCGAGGTGCCGCCCTGCGGCGGCTTGTGGGCATGGACCGGCTGCACCCCCGGCGCGCCGCGGCTCGGCGGCGCTGGCGGTACGCTGCCTGGCTTGCGCTCGGCGGTGAGCGCCACCATCACCGTGGTGGCGCCGGGAATGGCGCGCACGGCGGCTTCGGCCTCGGCGCGGACCGGCTCCCAGGCCCGCGCCTCGGCGGCATCGACATTGATCGAGAAGAATACCTTGCCGTCGGTTGCGCTGATCGCGCTGAGCACATTGGCGTTGGTGAGCGCGACCCCGCGCGGCGATTTGATTCTGGCGAGGCTGTCGAGAACCTGTTGCTGCGTCACGCTCAAAGCGCATCTCCTGAACGGAGCATGCCCCGGAAAGGTGTGAAGCGGATTTCCGGCACGATCATGCTCAACTTCAAAGCCCCAGGGCGCGATCTCGATCGCGCTCCGGGGTGATGTGCCCCATTAGAGCGGAAACGGCCAAAAGGCTACTGCCTGCCGATATCGTCAGCCATCTCGGCGGGCGCCGCCGTGCCCTGTTCCTTGGCCGCCTCGTAATTGAGCTCGATCATCACTCCGTTCGGATCGTGGACGAAGATCTGCCAGAGATCGCCGCCCGGCACCTGGCGGGACTCGAACTTCATACCCTTGGCCGTCAGCCGCTGCTTCATGCCGTCGAACCCGCGGCTGACGAAGGCGACATCGTGGACAACGCCGGAATCCGGCTTTTGTGGCTCCGCGGTCGGAGAAATATCGACGAGATGCACCACCGGCCTGCCCTCGCTGTACATCCAGGCACCGGGGAAGGCGAAATTGGGCCGGGCGCCGTTCTCCAGGCCCAGCACGTCTTCATAGAAGCGGACCGTCTCCGCCAGCTTCCGGGTCCGGATGTTGAAATGATCGAGGACGCCAACACTTACGCCCATGCCTTTGCTCCCTTTTTGAAGTCGTTGTTTTGCCACCCTAGCACGGGAGGACGCCAAACGAAGCCGTTGCCCTCTGGCCTTAAGGGTTTATGGTGCGCCCAATCCGCCTTCGCAGCGGAACCTGGCACCCCCTCGCCCGGCAATAACCGTAAAACCCAAACTACGGACAAGGTACCACACATGGCTAAAGTCGCTTTCCTCGGTCTCGGCGTGATGGGCTTCCCCATGGCCGGACACCTCGTGAAAAAAGGAGGCCATGAGGTCACCGTCTACAACCGCACCGCGGCCAAGGCAAAGGACTGGGCGGACAAGTTCGGCGGCAAGACCGCCGCCACCCCCAAGGCCGCCGCCGAAGGGCAGGATTTCGTGATGTGCTGCGTCGGCAACGACAACGACCTGCGCGCGGTCACGATCGGTCCCGACGGCGCCTTTGCCGGCATGAAGAAGGGCGCGACCTTCGTCGACCACACCACCGCCTCCGCCGAGGTCGCACGCGAGCTCGATGCGGCCGCGACCAAGGCCGGCTTCAAATTCGTCGACGCGCCGGTCTCCGGCGGCCAGGCCGGCGCCGAGAACGGCGTGCTGACCGTCATGTGCGGCGGCGCCCAGGACGCCTATGCCGCCGCCGAGCCGGTCATCGCTGCCTATGCGCGCATGTGCAAGCTGCTCGGGCCGGCCGGCTCCGGCCAGCTCACCAAGATGGTCAACCAGATCTGCATCGCCGGCCTCGTCCAGGGCCTCTCGGAGGGCATCCACTTCGCCAAGAAGTCCGGCCTCGACGTCGCGTCCGTGATCGACGTGATCTCCAAAGGCGCCGCGCAGTCGTGGCAGATGGAGAACCGGTACAAGACCATGAACGACGACAAGTACGATTTCGGCTTCGCGGTGGAATGGATGCGCAAGGATCTCTCGATCTGCATTGCGGAGGCCCGCCGCAACGGCGCCAACCTGCCGGTGACCGCGCTGGTCGACCAGTTCTATGCGGAGGTCGAGAAGATGGGCGGCAAGCGCTGGGACACCTCGAGCCTGCTCGCGCGCCTGCAGCGCTGAGGAGCGCGCCGACCGGTTCGCTGCCCGGGCAGGCGGCGACGGTCCCGAGCCTCGATGCGGCGCCTGCCGCGACGAGGCCGGGGACAGGCGCGCATTAGGAAAAGATAAGTTCAGGGGGAAACCGACTTGCTGAGTGTGATAGCCGCCGTTTTCATCGTGGCATATGCCGCCATCGCGCTCGAGCACCCGCTAGGTATCAACAAGAGCGCTTCCGCTCTGTTGGGAGCCGGCCTGCTCTGGACCATCTACGCGCTGTCCGTCGGCGACGCCTCCCTCATCAATCACCAGCTCGACGAGTCCGTCTCATCGACCGCGCAGATCGTCTTCTTCCTGATCGGCGCCATGACCATCGTCGAGGTGATCGACGCCCATAACGGCTTCGAAGTCATCACCTCGGTCATCCGCACCACGAAGCAAACCACACTGATGTGGATTCTCGGCTTCGTGACCTTCTTCCTGAGCGCGATCCTCGACAACCTGACGACCACCATCGTCATGATCTCGCTGCTTCAGAAGCTGATCGGCAACAGACAGGATCGGCTGTGGTTCGCGTCGATCATCGTCATCGCCGCCAATGCCGGCGGCGCCTGGACGGTGATCGGTGACGTGACGACGACGATGCTCTGGATCGGAGGCCAGATCTCTCCCCTCAGCATCATGAGCGCGGTGTTTCTGCCGTCACTGCTCAACCTGCTCATTCCACTGCTGATCATCGGCTCCTTCGTGAAAGGAAGAGAGATCGTCCCTCCGCTGCAACAGGAAACGCAGAGCCTCAAGATCGAGCTGTTCGAGCGCAACCTGATGTTCTATCTCGGCCTCGGCACGCTGATCGCCGTTCCGGTTTTCAAGGCCGTCACCCACCTCGCCCCTTTCATGGGCATCCTGTTCGGGCTGGGCATCCTCTGGCTGGTCGGTGAGATCGTTCACCGCCACAAGGACGAGGAAGCGCGCCGCCCCCTCACTCTCGTCCATGCGCTGACCCGCATCGACATGAGCTCCATCGTGTTCTTCGTCGGCATTCTCCTGGCGGTCGCGTGCCTGGAGCACGCCCGCGTCCTCGAACTGCTGGCGAAATGGCTCGATGCCACGGTCGGCCGTCTGGACATCATCGTGATCCTCCTTGGCCTGCTCAGTGCCGTCATCGACAACGTCCCGCTCGTAGCGGCGACGATGGGCATGTACAATCTGGTGCACTATCCGCCCGACAGCTTCATCTGGGAGTTCATCGCCTATTGCGCCGGCACCGGCGGCTCGATCCTGATCATCGGCTCGGCCGCCGGCG
The DNA window shown above is from Bradyrhizobium sp. CB1650 and carries:
- a CDS encoding TRAP transporter substrate-binding protein, with translation MKRRDFLKVSAAGAAATAVASPAIAQSSPEVKWRLTSSFPKSLDTIYGGAEYLAKQVAEMTDNKFQIQVFQAGEIVPGLQALDATQKGTVEMCHTVSYYYVGKDPTYAIFASVPFGLNARQQNSWLYQGGGNELANEFFKKSANAIAFPCGNTGTQMGGWFRKEIKTVADLSGLKFRIGGIAGQVLQKVGVVPQQLAGGDIYPSLEKGTIDAAEWVGPYDDEKLGFAKVAKYYYYPGFWEGGPTVHAFANLDKWNELPKPYQAILTNAAANTNSWMAARYDLQNPAALKRLVAGGTQLRPFTNEVLEACLKATNELWAEISAKNPDFKKVIDAMQAYRSDEYLWWQVAEYTYDSFMIRSRTRG
- a CDS encoding ATP-binding protein → MPAAGVYARSPTFKSLIWRIVFLHIVAVAVVAIFLPLVLFWLLNSEIDQLHRDAMRAQAEVLAERIAVQPDGTLTFNLPDSLKGLYSDAYGRYQYDIRDGNGRLLFSSHRRPGSPAPPLSETISGAGVSRTIDGKTVRIQVAEDLAHRDVIIDDIVSNFFRRVGWITIPILLVLLATDIIIFRRAIAPLWKASEEASNIGPSRTDIRLPTAQIPREIMPLVTAVNQALDRLEDGFRVQRQFTADAAHQLRTPLAILRTRIDTLGDGAVSQALHADIESMSRIVAQLLEIAELDTLVIDPGETADLRAVCAEVIGAIAPFALAQHKDIALKGTDAPVMIHGNSVMLQRAIFNLAENAIKFTAKDTTVDIEVRDDGVVRVRDCGPGVAQEERELIFQRFWRADRRRSDGAGLGLSIVRAVVEDHAASIFVENLSGGGAEFTLRFRLADETSAAPSALVGGVGSHR
- a CDS encoding Mrp/NBP35 family ATP-binding protein, producing MSVTQQQVLDSLARIKSPRGVALTNANVLSAISATDGKVFFSINVDAAEARAWEPVRAEAEAAVRAIPGATTVMVALTAERKPGSVPPAPPSRGAPGVQPVHAHKPPQGGTSPMSRQSEIPGIAAVIAVASGKGGVGKSTTALNLALGLRDLGLKVGLLDADIYGPSMPRLTGLRDKPELNSERKMIPLRRFGLAIMSIGFLVEEETAMIWRGPMVMSAVTQMLRDVEWGALDVLVVDMPPGTGDAQLTLAQNVPLKGAVIISTPQDLSLIDARRGLAMFRKVNVPVLGIVENMSYFQCPHCGTKSDIFGHGGARHEAEKLGVPFLGEVPLHMAIRATSDAGSPVVDSEPDGPHAAIYRAVAEKVRDQLRGVIAAA
- a CDS encoding alpha/beta fold hydrolase is translated as MPAEGSSAEFRAAVWSPCREQTGEVKLRAMTLSATQNCAVAGEKLPLIVISHGYGGNFAGHHDTAEVLADAGFVVVALDHPVDAGGGDMSRADTLAALTERPADIPRLIDYLLTAWPDHAKLDGEHIGLFGFSRGGYTGLVVAGANPNLRKAIALCPEDSRKPSCAELRRNEIPTQAFAHDPRVKALVIADPAFGPLFDRDGLENVKIPIQLWASTLSGEGKTGGEVTLDYVSAIIRNLPIKPDYHLVPNAGHFVFLAPCTPDLAKKRPNICTDRPGFDRLAFRNEFNAAVLAFFRRHLARSDQP
- a CDS encoding response regulator transcription factor, coding for MRLLIVEDNVELSRLVASGLAAAGYESDIVSCAAEAREAVHNISYAAMILDLGLPDGDGLSVLRELRGQMDPLPVLVLTARGGLQDRVNGLRSGADDYLAKPFAMEELVARLEAILRRPGQLLGRSLRLANLVYDTESRQIFVDDQPRIISARETSVLEILLRRQGRVVPKKNVEDHIFGLDGEVASNAVEVYVSRLRKQLAEHGAKVVIHTIRGVGYLMAEEK
- a CDS encoding VOC family protein codes for the protein MGVSVGVLDHFNIRTRKLAETVRFYEDVLGLENGARPNFAFPGAWMYSEGRPVVHLVDISPTAEPQKPDSGVVHDVAFVSRGFDGMKQRLTAKGMKFESRQVPGGDLWQIFVHDPNGVMIELNYEAAKEQGTAAPAEMADDIGRQ
- the nhaD gene encoding sodium:proton antiporter NhaD, which gives rise to MLSVIAAVFIVAYAAIALEHPLGINKSASALLGAGLLWTIYALSVGDASLINHQLDESVSSTAQIVFFLIGAMTIVEVIDAHNGFEVITSVIRTTKQTTLMWILGFVTFFLSAILDNLTTTIVMISLLQKLIGNRQDRLWFASIIVIAANAGGAWTVIGDVTTTMLWIGGQISPLSIMSAVFLPSLLNLLIPLLIIGSFVKGREIVPPLQQETQSLKIELFERNLMFYLGLGTLIAVPVFKAVTHLAPFMGILFGLGILWLVGEIVHRHKDEEARRPLTLVHALTRIDMSSIVFFVGILLAVACLEHARVLELLAKWLDATVGRLDIIVILLGLLSAVIDNVPLVAATMGMYNLVHYPPDSFIWEFIAYCAGTGGSILIIGSAAGVAAMGLEKIEFLWYARRIGGPALAGYLAGALAYIAQHAALH
- a CDS encoding NAD(P)-dependent oxidoreductase; this encodes MAKVAFLGLGVMGFPMAGHLVKKGGHEVTVYNRTAAKAKDWADKFGGKTAATPKAAAEGQDFVMCCVGNDNDLRAVTIGPDGAFAGMKKGATFVDHTTASAEVARELDAAATKAGFKFVDAPVSGGQAGAENGVLTVMCGGAQDAYAAAEPVIAAYARMCKLLGPAGSGQLTKMVNQICIAGLVQGLSEGIHFAKKSGLDVASVIDVISKGAAQSWQMENRYKTMNDDKYDFGFAVEWMRKDLSICIAEARRNGANLPVTALVDQFYAEVEKMGGKRWDTSSLLARLQR
- a CDS encoding TRAP transporter substrate-binding protein, which produces MKRRDFIKVAGLGAAGAATVAAPAIAQSMPEIKWRMPTSWPKSLDTLYGGAEMMAKMVAEATDNKFQIQTFAGGEIVPGLQVLDAVQNGTCEIGHTASYYYFGKDPTFTFGSSVPFGPNMRINQAWYMLGGGKEILNEFYKKYNVTSLLAGNTGCQMGGWFRKEVKTPQDFSGLKFRIGGFAGRVLQKLGAVPQQIAGGDIYPALEKGTIDAAEWVGPYDDEKLGFVKVAPHYYFPGWWEGGPMLLAFVNLDKWNALPKHYQNILEQAGHYANNWMMAKYDQSNPQALRRLIGAGAKLHPFSPEIMQACLKAAKELHKEVSDGNADFKKVYESLTAFSNNGYAWFQVAEVGYDNFMARASQS